A genomic window from Aquila chrysaetos chrysaetos chromosome 9, bAquChr1.4, whole genome shotgun sequence includes:
- the RIMBP2 gene encoding RIMS-binding protein 2 isoform X10, with protein MREAAERRQQLELEHEQALAVLNAKQQEIELLQKAQVEAKKEHEGAVQLLEAKVRELEEKCRTQSEQFNLLSRELEKFRQQAGKIDLLSSNSVASSDIPGSSGKSLSQLMNGIATSIGKGHESPSGSRCVISEFIRPLQISGDKPEQLSVKPTFLSKSRSGTPRCRFDSDMDNDQNSNTSKQRYSGKVHLCIARYSYNPFDGPNENPEAELPLTAGKYLYVYGDMDEDGFYEGELLDGQRGLVPSNFVDFVQDNETRLSSTLSSEQDQNFINHSGPILEGDLLEISPPSHIDSSVISNGAGTLDVNIDEIGEDIVPYPRKITLIKQLAKSVIVGWEPPVVPPGWGTISSYNVLVDKEVRMNIALGSRTKALIEKLNISTCTYRISVQSITSKGNSDELQCTLLVGKDVIVAPSNLKVDNITQISAELSWLPTNSNYSHVIFLNEEEFDIVKAASYKYHFFNLKPNMAYKVKVMAKPHQMPWQLPLEQREKKEAFVEFSTLPAGPPAPPQDVIVRAGSTPATIQVSWKPPTLTATGTSHGANVTGYGVYAKGQRVAEVIFPSAENTLVELMRLRSLEAKEVTVRTLSAQGESVDSSVAAIPSDLLVPPTPHPRTAPKSKPLASAGAPETKEEHLGPHLKMDESWEQTRSASPVHGHMLEPPAPNFHSPLQGRRSPSPNRILPQPQGTPVPNTVAKAMAREAAQRVAESNRMERRSVFSERGNAAQYANSDDEEDGYDSPNVKRRGASVDDFLKGSELGKQPHYCHGEEYHTESSRGSDLSDIMEEDEEELYSEMQLEDGGRRRVSVTSHNALKECDKNKTTEATFLEQPDFSQQMHHSKKLFSIPEVAEEDGEYSELLYKQGLGMPYKKNPKIARDSRPPRPYNQDQQHNFWYPAKHRISGMEDFAADDKGCKYSRSLSRSPDSGLDCGSEEEESRFNFRYTCDSVSANVASSCCAETANCSCRKSMRPLLARRKTLTRQTSIEEDFGDLGPSFVEPRSEQVKPSYEKKYETQKCNRTDNLSNEDIQGGWKTDLKMADARAAGLLAKPSHRDAEDSLLLGNPSSAGRPERAEHAGRRSSHGSAVPQRSRPMLVPSIDGYGGHDHLSPDIYEESETDPGTEDISTRIFVALFDYDPLTMSPNPDAAEEELPFKEGQIIKVYGDKDADGFYRGETCTRIGLIPCNMVSEIQADDEEMMDQLLKQGFLPLNTPVEKIERNRRSGRQHSVSTRRMVALYDYDPRESSPNVDVEAELTFCTGDIITVFGEIDEDGFYYGELNGQKGLVPSNFLEEVPDDVEVYLSDAPSRYVHDTPMRTKAKRKKSVHFTP; from the exons GTCACGAAAGTCCTTCTGGAAGTCGTTGTGTGATTTCAGAGTTTATACGACCCCTTCAAATATCTGGAGACAAACCAGAACAACTGTCTGTCAAACCTACATTCCTGTCCAAGTCAAGATCTGGTACCCCAAGATGCAGATTTGATTCAGAC ATGGATAATGATCAGAATTCCAATACCTCAAAGCAGAGATATTCTGGGAAAGTCCATCTTTGCATTGCCCGTTATAG TTACAACCCTTTTGATGGACCAAATGAAAATCCAGAAGCAGAGCTCCCCCTTACGGCAGGAAAGTACCTTTATGTGTATGGAGATATGGATGAGGATGGCTTTTatgaag GGGAACTTCTAGATGGACAAAGAGGACTAGTCCCTTCAAATTTTGTGGATTTTGTTCAAGACAATGAGACCCGATTATCAAGCACATTAAGCAGTGAACAAGATCAGAATTTTATAAACCATTCAGGTCCTATTTTGGAAGGAGATCTCTTGGAGATAAGTCCACCAAGTCACATAGACTCTAGCGTAATCAGCAATGGCGCAGGGACTCTGGATGTGAACATTGATGAAATTGGAGAAGACATTGTGCCTTATCCTAGAAAAATCACCCTTATTAAACAACTAGCCAAAAGTGTCATTGTGGGCTGGGAGCCACCGGTAGTGCCACCCGGATGGGGAACCATTAGCAGCTACAATGTTCTGGTTGACAAAGAAGTACGGATGAACATAGCCTTGGGAAGCAGAACGAAAGCTCTTATAGAAAAGCTTAACATTTCTACTTGTACATACCGAATATCAGTTCAGAGCATTACAAGCAAGGGTAACTCAGACGAACTGCAGTGCACTTTGTTAGTTGGGAAGGATGTCATAGTAGCCCCCTCTAATCTTAAAGTGGACAATATAACCCAAATTTCTGCTGAGCTGTCCTGGCTCCCTACAAATAGTAATTATAGTCACGTGATCTTTCTTAATGAAGAAGAATTTGACATTGTCAAGGCTGCTAGCTACAAgtaccatttttttaatttgaagccCAATATGGCCTACAAGGTGAAGGTCATGGCAAAGCCCCATCAGATGCCCTGGCAGCTTCCCCTGGAACAAcgagaaaaaaaggaagccttTGTGGAATTTTCTACATTGCCAGCAg GTCCTCCAGCTCCACCTCAAGATGTTATTGTACGGGCTGGGTCCACGCCAGCAACCATACAGGTGTCCTGGAAACCACCAACTCTGACAGCAACAGGGACCTCCCACGGCGCCAATGTCACGGGCTATGGGGTTTACGCAAAAGGTCAACGG GTGGCGGAGGTGATCTTTCCATCAGCAGAGAACACATTGGTGGAGCTAATGAGACTAAGGAGCTTGGAAGCAAAGGAAGTTACAGTTCGAACACTCTCTGCACAAGGGGAATCAGTGGATTCTTCTGTTGCTGCCATTCCATCTGACCTACTGGTGCCTCCAACCCCTCACCCCAGAACTGCTCCCAAATCTAAGCCATTAGCAAGTGCCGGAGCCCCAGAAACCAAAGAAGAACATTTAGGtccacatttaaaaatggatgaGTCATGGGAGCAGACTCGTTCGGCATCCCCTGTTCATGGACACATGCTTGAGCCACCTGCTCCTAACTTTCACAGCCCGCTTCAGGGCAGGAGGTCTCCATCACCCAACCGAATACTCCCTCAACCTCAAGGCACACCCGTCCCAAACACTGTCGCAAAAGCCATGGCAAGAGAAGCTGCACAACGAGTTGCAGAGAGCAATAGG ATGGAGAGGAGGAGCGTTTTTAGCGAAAGGGGTAACGCAGCCCAGTATGCTAACTCAGATGATGAGGAAGACGGCTATGATTCTCCTAATGTCAAAAGAAGGGGGGCTTCAGTTGATGATTTCCTGAAAGGATCAGAACTTGGAAAGCAA CCTCACTATTGCCATGGTGAAGAGTACCACACAGAGAGCAGCCGAGGTTCTGATTTGTCTGATATTATGGAAGAAGATGAGGAAGAGCTGTactctgaaatgcagctggAGGATGGAGGAAGGCGACGAGTCAGTGTGACTTCACACAATGCACTTAAG GAGTGCGATAAGAATAAGACCACTGAAGCCACTTTTTTGGAACAGCCTGACTTTTCACAGCAGATGCATCACagtaaaaagcttttcagtatTCCAGAAGTAGCTGAAGAGGATGGTGAATACTCTGAACTGCTGTACAAGCAGGGTTTAGGTATGCCCTATAAAAAGAATCCCAAAATAGCTAGAGACTCTAGACCACCTAGGCCCTACAATCAAGACCAGCAGCACAACTTCTGGTACCCAGCCAAGCACAGAATTTCAGGCATGGAGGATTTTGCTGCAGACGACAAAGGATGTAAATATAGCCGGTCCTTATCGAGAAGCCCAGACAGTGGACTAGACTGTGGAAGCGAAGAAGAAGAATCTCGTTTTAATTTCAGATATACTTGCGATTCAGTTTCTGCCAACGTTGCATCTAGCTGTTGTGCAGAGACTGCTAACTGTTCCTGCAGGAAGAGCATGAGGCCATTGCTTGCTCGCAGGAAAACTTTAACGAGACAAACCAGCATCGAAGAAGATTTTGGTGACCTGGGTCCTTCCTTTGTAGAGCCCAGGAGTGAACAGGTCAAGCCCAGTTACGAGAAAAAGTATGAGACTCAGAAATGTAATAGAACAGATAATTTGTCTAATGAAGATATTCAGGGAGGCTGGAAGACCGACTTAAAAATGGCTGATGCTAGGGCAGCTGGTCTACTTGCAAAGCCATCCCACAGAGATGCAGAAGACTCTCTG cTTTTAGGTAATCCATCATCTGCAGGACGGCCTGAAAGGGCGGAGCATGCAGGGCGAAGGTCCTCTCATGGCAGTGCAGTGCCACAAAGGTCTCGACCAATGTTGGTCCCTTCCATTG ATGGCTATGGTGGTCATGACCATCTTTCTCCAGATATTTACGAAGAGTCAGAAACAGATCCTGGCACAGAAGATATTTCTACTCGAATATTTGTTGCACTCTTTGACTACGATCCGCTGACAATGTCCCCAAATCCTGATGCTGCAGAAGAAGAGCTGCCATTTAAAGAAGGACAGATCATTAAG GTTTATGGGGACAAAGATGCTGATGGATTCTATCGTGGAGAAACCTGTACAAGAATTGGCCTTATCCCATGTAATATGGTCTCTGAGATCCAAGCAGATGATGAAGAGATGATGGATCAGCTGCTAAAACAAGGCTTTCTTCCTTTGAACACACCAGTTGAGAAAATTG aaagaaacagacgGAGTGGGAGACAACATTCAGTGTCTACGAGAAGGATGGTGGCACTGTATGATTATGATCCACGTGAAAGTTCTCCTAACGTCGATGTAGAG GCTGAGCTGACATTCTGCACAGGGGACATTATTACTGTCTTTGGTGAAATTGATGAAGATGGATTTTACTAT GGTGAACTTAATGGACAAAAGGGGCTAGTTCCTTCCAACTTTCTTGAAGAAGTGCCTGATGATGTTGAAGTCTATCTATCTGATGCACCCTCACGATATGTTCACGATACACCGATGCgtacaaaagcaaaaagg AAGAAGAGTGTTCATTTCACACCTTAA
- the RIMBP2 gene encoding RIMS-binding protein 2 isoform X9 codes for MREAAERRQQLELEHEQALAVLNAKQQEIELLQKAQVEAKKEHEGAVQLLENTLDSMQAKVRELEEKCRTQSEQFNLLSRELEKFRQQAGKIDLLSSNSVASSDIPGSSGKSLSQLMNGIATSIGKGHESPSGSRCVISEFIRPLQISGDKPEQLSVKPTFLSKSRSGTPRCRFDSDMDNDQNSNTSKQRYSGKVHLCIARYSYNPFDGPNENPEAELPLTAGKYLYVYGDMDEDGFYEGELLDGQRGLVPSNFVDFVQDNETRLSSTLSSEQDQNFINHSGPILEGDLLEISPPSHIDSSVISNGAGTLDVNIDEIGEDIVPYPRKITLIKQLAKSVIVGWEPPVVPPGWGTISSYNVLVDKEVRMNIALGSRTKALIEKLNISTCTYRISVQSITSKGNSDELQCTLLVGKDVIVAPSNLKVDNITQISAELSWLPTNSNYSHVIFLNEEEFDIVKAASYKYHFFNLKPNMAYKVKVMAKPHQMPWQLPLEQREKKEAFVEFSTLPAGPPAPPQDVIVRAGSTPATIQVSWKPPTLTATGTSHGANVTGYGVYAKGQRVAEVIFPSAENTLVELMRLRSLEAKEVTVRTLSAQGESVDSSVAAIPSDLLVPPTPHPRTAPKSKPLASAGAPETKEEHLGPHLKMDESWEQTRSASPVHGHMLEPPAPNFHSPLQGRRSPSPNRILPQPQGTPVPNTVAKAMAREAAQRVAESNRMERRSVFSERGNAAQYANSDDEEDGYDSPNVKRRGASVDDFLKGSELGKQPHYCHGEEYHTESSRGSDLSDIMEEDEEELYSEMQLEDGGRRRVSVTSHNALKECDKNKTTEATFLEQPDFSQQMHHSKKLFSIPEVAEEDGEYSELLYKQGLGMPYKKNPKIARDSRPPRPYNQDQQHNFWYPAKHRISGMEDFAADDKGCKYSRSLSRSPDSGLDCGSEEEESRFNFRYTCDSVSANVASSCCAETANCSCRKSMRPLLARRKTLTRQTSIEEDFGDLGPSFVEPRSEQVKPSYEKKYETQKCNRTDNLSNEDIQGGWKTDLKMADARAAGLLAKPSHRDAEDSLLLGNPSSAGRPERAEHAGRRSSHGSAVPQRSRPMLVPSIDGYGGHDHLSPDIYEESETDPGTEDISTRIFVALFDYDPLTMSPNPDAAEEELPFKEGQIIKVYGDKDADGFYRGETCTRIGLIPCNMVSEIQADDEEMMDQLLKQGFLPLNTPVEKIERNRRSGRQHSVSTRRMVALYDYDPRESSPNVDVEAELTFCTGDIITVFGEIDEDGFYYGELNGQKGLVPSNFLEEVPDDVEVYLSDAPSRYVHDTPMRTKAKRVSNRIRKA; via the exons GTCACGAAAGTCCTTCTGGAAGTCGTTGTGTGATTTCAGAGTTTATACGACCCCTTCAAATATCTGGAGACAAACCAGAACAACTGTCTGTCAAACCTACATTCCTGTCCAAGTCAAGATCTGGTACCCCAAGATGCAGATTTGATTCAGAC ATGGATAATGATCAGAATTCCAATACCTCAAAGCAGAGATATTCTGGGAAAGTCCATCTTTGCATTGCCCGTTATAG TTACAACCCTTTTGATGGACCAAATGAAAATCCAGAAGCAGAGCTCCCCCTTACGGCAGGAAAGTACCTTTATGTGTATGGAGATATGGATGAGGATGGCTTTTatgaag GGGAACTTCTAGATGGACAAAGAGGACTAGTCCCTTCAAATTTTGTGGATTTTGTTCAAGACAATGAGACCCGATTATCAAGCACATTAAGCAGTGAACAAGATCAGAATTTTATAAACCATTCAGGTCCTATTTTGGAAGGAGATCTCTTGGAGATAAGTCCACCAAGTCACATAGACTCTAGCGTAATCAGCAATGGCGCAGGGACTCTGGATGTGAACATTGATGAAATTGGAGAAGACATTGTGCCTTATCCTAGAAAAATCACCCTTATTAAACAACTAGCCAAAAGTGTCATTGTGGGCTGGGAGCCACCGGTAGTGCCACCCGGATGGGGAACCATTAGCAGCTACAATGTTCTGGTTGACAAAGAAGTACGGATGAACATAGCCTTGGGAAGCAGAACGAAAGCTCTTATAGAAAAGCTTAACATTTCTACTTGTACATACCGAATATCAGTTCAGAGCATTACAAGCAAGGGTAACTCAGACGAACTGCAGTGCACTTTGTTAGTTGGGAAGGATGTCATAGTAGCCCCCTCTAATCTTAAAGTGGACAATATAACCCAAATTTCTGCTGAGCTGTCCTGGCTCCCTACAAATAGTAATTATAGTCACGTGATCTTTCTTAATGAAGAAGAATTTGACATTGTCAAGGCTGCTAGCTACAAgtaccatttttttaatttgaagccCAATATGGCCTACAAGGTGAAGGTCATGGCAAAGCCCCATCAGATGCCCTGGCAGCTTCCCCTGGAACAAcgagaaaaaaaggaagccttTGTGGAATTTTCTACATTGCCAGCAg GTCCTCCAGCTCCACCTCAAGATGTTATTGTACGGGCTGGGTCCACGCCAGCAACCATACAGGTGTCCTGGAAACCACCAACTCTGACAGCAACAGGGACCTCCCACGGCGCCAATGTCACGGGCTATGGGGTTTACGCAAAAGGTCAACGG GTGGCGGAGGTGATCTTTCCATCAGCAGAGAACACATTGGTGGAGCTAATGAGACTAAGGAGCTTGGAAGCAAAGGAAGTTACAGTTCGAACACTCTCTGCACAAGGGGAATCAGTGGATTCTTCTGTTGCTGCCATTCCATCTGACCTACTGGTGCCTCCAACCCCTCACCCCAGAACTGCTCCCAAATCTAAGCCATTAGCAAGTGCCGGAGCCCCAGAAACCAAAGAAGAACATTTAGGtccacatttaaaaatggatgaGTCATGGGAGCAGACTCGTTCGGCATCCCCTGTTCATGGACACATGCTTGAGCCACCTGCTCCTAACTTTCACAGCCCGCTTCAGGGCAGGAGGTCTCCATCACCCAACCGAATACTCCCTCAACCTCAAGGCACACCCGTCCCAAACACTGTCGCAAAAGCCATGGCAAGAGAAGCTGCACAACGAGTTGCAGAGAGCAATAGG ATGGAGAGGAGGAGCGTTTTTAGCGAAAGGGGTAACGCAGCCCAGTATGCTAACTCAGATGATGAGGAAGACGGCTATGATTCTCCTAATGTCAAAAGAAGGGGGGCTTCAGTTGATGATTTCCTGAAAGGATCAGAACTTGGAAAGCAA CCTCACTATTGCCATGGTGAAGAGTACCACACAGAGAGCAGCCGAGGTTCTGATTTGTCTGATATTATGGAAGAAGATGAGGAAGAGCTGTactctgaaatgcagctggAGGATGGAGGAAGGCGACGAGTCAGTGTGACTTCACACAATGCACTTAAG GAGTGCGATAAGAATAAGACCACTGAAGCCACTTTTTTGGAACAGCCTGACTTTTCACAGCAGATGCATCACagtaaaaagcttttcagtatTCCAGAAGTAGCTGAAGAGGATGGTGAATACTCTGAACTGCTGTACAAGCAGGGTTTAGGTATGCCCTATAAAAAGAATCCCAAAATAGCTAGAGACTCTAGACCACCTAGGCCCTACAATCAAGACCAGCAGCACAACTTCTGGTACCCAGCCAAGCACAGAATTTCAGGCATGGAGGATTTTGCTGCAGACGACAAAGGATGTAAATATAGCCGGTCCTTATCGAGAAGCCCAGACAGTGGACTAGACTGTGGAAGCGAAGAAGAAGAATCTCGTTTTAATTTCAGATATACTTGCGATTCAGTTTCTGCCAACGTTGCATCTAGCTGTTGTGCAGAGACTGCTAACTGTTCCTGCAGGAAGAGCATGAGGCCATTGCTTGCTCGCAGGAAAACTTTAACGAGACAAACCAGCATCGAAGAAGATTTTGGTGACCTGGGTCCTTCCTTTGTAGAGCCCAGGAGTGAACAGGTCAAGCCCAGTTACGAGAAAAAGTATGAGACTCAGAAATGTAATAGAACAGATAATTTGTCTAATGAAGATATTCAGGGAGGCTGGAAGACCGACTTAAAAATGGCTGATGCTAGGGCAGCTGGTCTACTTGCAAAGCCATCCCACAGAGATGCAGAAGACTCTCTG cTTTTAGGTAATCCATCATCTGCAGGACGGCCTGAAAGGGCGGAGCATGCAGGGCGAAGGTCCTCTCATGGCAGTGCAGTGCCACAAAGGTCTCGACCAATGTTGGTCCCTTCCATTG ATGGCTATGGTGGTCATGACCATCTTTCTCCAGATATTTACGAAGAGTCAGAAACAGATCCTGGCACAGAAGATATTTCTACTCGAATATTTGTTGCACTCTTTGACTACGATCCGCTGACAATGTCCCCAAATCCTGATGCTGCAGAAGAAGAGCTGCCATTTAAAGAAGGACAGATCATTAAG GTTTATGGGGACAAAGATGCTGATGGATTCTATCGTGGAGAAACCTGTACAAGAATTGGCCTTATCCCATGTAATATGGTCTCTGAGATCCAAGCAGATGATGAAGAGATGATGGATCAGCTGCTAAAACAAGGCTTTCTTCCTTTGAACACACCAGTTGAGAAAATTG aaagaaacagacgGAGTGGGAGACAACATTCAGTGTCTACGAGAAGGATGGTGGCACTGTATGATTATGATCCACGTGAAAGTTCTCCTAACGTCGATGTAGAG GCTGAGCTGACATTCTGCACAGGGGACATTATTACTGTCTTTGGTGAAATTGATGAAGATGGATTTTACTAT GGTGAACTTAATGGACAAAAGGGGCTAGTTCCTTCCAACTTTCTTGAAGAAGTGCCTGATGATGTTGAAGTCTATCTATCTGATGCACCCTCACGATATGTTCACGATACACCGATGCgtacaaaagcaaaaagggtAAGCAACCGAATAAGAAAAGcttaa